The following proteins are co-located in the Bacteroidota bacterium genome:
- a CDS encoding HU family DNA-binding protein: MNKADLIDAMAEAAGIKKAEAKRALDAFTESVSGTLSKGGRISLVGFGSFSVSKREAREGRNPQTGAKIQIAAKNIVKFKAGNELNEKVN; the protein is encoded by the coding sequence ATGAATAAGGCTGACTTAATCGATGCAATGGCAGAAGCTGCCGGAATAAAAAAAGCTGAAGCTAAAAGAGCATTAGATGCGTTTACTGAAAGCGTATCAGGAACATTATCAAAAGGTGGAAGAATTTCACTTGTAGGATTTGGATCTTTCTCAGTATCTAAAAGAGAAGCAAGAGAAGGTAGAAACCCTCAAACAGGTGCAAAAATTCAAATCGCTGCTAAAAACATTGTAAAATTCAAAGCAGGAAACGAATTAAACGAAAAAGTAAATTAA